The following proteins come from a genomic window of Diprion similis isolate iyDipSimi1 chromosome 8, iyDipSimi1.1, whole genome shotgun sequence:
- the LOC124409838 gene encoding cdc42 homolog, whose product MQTIKCVVVGDGAVGKTCLLISYTTNKFPSEYVPTVFDNYAVTVMIGGEPYTLGLFDTAGQEDYDRLRPLSYPQTDVFLVCFSVVSPSSFENVKEKWVPEITHHCQKTPFLLVGTQIDLRDDAVTIEKLAKNKQKPITGEQGEKLAKELKAVKYVECSALTQKGLKNVFDEAILAALEPPEPVRRRKCVLL is encoded by the exons ATGCAGACAATAAAATGTGTTGTGGTCGGTGATGGAGCCGTGGGTAAAACTTGCCTCCTCATTTCGTACACGACAAATAAATTCCCCTCCGAGTATGTGCCAACTGTATTCGACAATTATGCAGTTACGGTTATGATCGGAGGTGAACCATATACCTTGGGATTATTTGATACCGCTG GCCAAGAGGATTATGACAGACTACGGCCGCTGAGTTATCCTCAAACAGATGTGTTtctagtttgtttttcagtcgTCTCCCCATCTTCGTTTGAAAATGTTAAAGAGAag TGGGTACCAGAGATAACACACCACTGTCAGAAGACGCCTTTCCTATTGGTCGGAACACAAATTGATTTGCGAGATGATGCAGTAACTATTGAAAAGCttgcaaaaaataaacaaaagccGATAACGGGAGAACAAGGAGAGAAGTTGGCCAAGGAGCTTAAGGCTGTGAAATATGTTGAGTGCAGTGCTCTAACGCAA AAAGGATTGAAGAACGTGTTCGATGAAGCAATCCTGGCTGCACTTGAACCTCCAGAACCTGTTAGGAGAAGAAAGTGTGTCCTTTTGTAG
- the LOC124409836 gene encoding sodium/potassium/calcium exchanger 4-like → MARRHRYIVGCRILLVLVIPSMYFLCISISRLIATESGPQNHDELGSRKLLWLESPDPLLGTANCSAPAIQEFPPDGFTREQRQHGFIAVHFAIASYLFLLLAIVCDDFFVPSIKMICDKLGMTEDVAGATFMAAATSSPELFINIVGTFITEGDLGVGTIVGSAVFNILAVPACCGLFATQVLRLDWWPISRDSLAYAVTVVLLILTLRDGRIEWYEALILVIFYLVYICAMIFNRRLGGFMKGLCRRKTMFKNLSEESPLLVTEKAKSSSLIYNMDDDTEEDEIVNLTQWPEAGWEKVWWFLTWPINLMLLITVPDCRRPSLKTWYPFTFAMCIVWIASMSYIVSWLITIIGDTLHIPDSVMGLTFLAAGMSVPEAVSSVIVTNQGHGSMGISNSIGSNIFDVLLCLGLPWFVKAAFLPQFPGEYFVKINSEGLIYSSVSLLSTLVILYGAFICNKFKLDSKVGIYCLVMYAAFLILASLIELNIFFPVNLPTCIH, encoded by the exons ATGGCCAGGCGACACAGATATATAGTGGGATGCAGGATCCTTTTGGTCCTGGTCATCCCGTCGATGTACTTCCTCTGCATCAGCATCTCACGTCTAATTGCCACCGAATCGGGTCCGCAGAATCACGACGAGTTAG GATCACGAAAGCTGCTCTGGTTGGAGAGCCCGGATCCTCTACTTGGAACTGCCAACTGCTCAGCACCGGCTATTCAAGAATTTCCACCAGATGGTTTCACGCGGGAACAACGCCAGCACGGATTCATCGCCGTTCATTTCGCCATAGCTTCGTACCTCTTTCTCCTCCTCGCCATCGTCTGCGACGACTTCTTCGTACCATCGATCAAAATGATATGCGACA AATTGGGCATGACCGAGGACGTCGCGGGGGCGACTTTCATGGCCGCGGCTACCTCTAGTCCTGAATTGTTCATCAACATAGTGGGGACCTTCATCACGGAAGGAGATCTCGGGGTTGGGACGATCGTCGGGTCTGCGGTCTTCAACATCCTTGCTGTACCCGCCTGTTGCGGGCTGTTTGCAACCCAG GTTTTAAGGCTAGACTGGTGGCCAATAAGCCGCGACTCATTGGCATACGCAGTCACCGTTGTGCTTCTCATCCTGACCCTTCGAGACGGTCGCATTGAGTGGTACGAGGCTCTGATTCTCGTTATCTTCTACCTTGTGTACATTTGCG CCATGATATTCAACCGCCGACTTGGCGGATTTATGAAGGGATTATGTAGGCGGAAaacaatgtttaaaaatttatcagagGAAAGTCCGCTCCTTGTAACAG AAAAAGCGAAGAGCAGCTCTTTAATTTACAACATGGATGACGATACGGAAG AGGACGAGATAGTGAATCTGACGCAATGGCCCGAGGCTGGATGGGAGAAGGTTTGGTGGTTCCTGACGTGGCCCATCAACTTGATGCTCTTAATTACGGTTCCTGATTGCAGGCGGCCTTCCTTAAAGACTTGGTACCCGTTCACCTTCGCGATGTGCATTGTGTGGATCGCTTCTATGTCCTACATTGTGTCGTGGCTTATAACTATTATTG GTGATACTCTACACATTCCCGATTCGGTAATGGGGTTGACATTCTTAGCTGCAGGAATGAGCGTACCTGAAGCTGTGTCAAGTGTGATCGTGACCAATCAAG GTCACGGATCTATGGGGATAAGCAATTCGATAGGATCTAACATCTTTGACGTACTTCTCTGCCTTGGCCTGCCCTGGTTTGTAAAAGCGGCCTTCTTGCCCCAGTTCCCCGGCGAGtactttgtgaaaataaactCTGAGGGACTCATCTATAGTTCCGTCTCTCTTCTCTCAACGCTAGTAATATTGTACGGTGCTTTTATATGCAATAAGTTTAAGCTCGATAGTAAGGTTGGCATTTACTGCCTCGTCATGTATGCTGCATTTCTGATCCTTGCATCTCTAATCGAACTCAACATCTTCTTCCCCGTTAATTTACCCACGTGTATTCACTGA